The Struthio camelus isolate bStrCam1 chromosome 5, bStrCam1.hap1, whole genome shotgun sequence genome has a segment encoding these proteins:
- the RASSF10 gene encoding ras association domain-containing protein 10 yields the protein MELEERKISVWICQEEKLISGLSRRTTCSDVVRVLLEDSHHRRQRPALPEPGGGMLSGPPHSYCIVEKWRGFERILPNKTKILRLWVAWGDEQENVRFVLVRSEASLPNAGPRSAEARVVLSKERPGHGLGAARASVALTQERQRRVVRKAFRKLAKINKKRQQPLAREASSAERMETLVHLVLSQDHTIRQQIQRLRELDREIDRYEAKIHLDRMKRHGVNYVQDTYLVGAGGAEPEPGREPGGAAPAAGRPEEDYARKCEEVLRLQEQRAQQEELLEHLAAEIQEELNERWMKRRREELALAAGPGLAETDCDTTELSGGEGELHLEHERVKTQLSTSLYIGLKLSTDLEAIKTDLDCTQRAWEDKERELQRLLETLGTLDVAEAPAEPRGAAGGSAAGWLEQARALRKDRADNDEDSDTGLSSMHSQDSDSVPVCESLV from the coding sequence ATGGAGCTGGAGGAGCGGAAGATCTCGGTGTGGATCTGCCAGGAGGAGAAGCTGATCTCCGGGCTGTCCCGACGGACCACCTGCTCGGACGTGGTGCGGGtgctgctggaggacagccaccaccggcggcagcggccggcgctgcccgagcccggcggcgggaTGCTCTCGGGGCCGCCGCACTCCTACTGCATCGTGGAGAAGTGGCGCGGTTTCGAGCGGATCCTGCCCAACAAGACGAAGATCCTGCGGCTCTGGGTGGCGTGGGGGGACGAGCAGGAGAACGTGCGCTTCGTGCTGGTGCGCAGCGAGGCCTCGCTGCCCAAcgcggggccgcgcagcgccgaggcgcGGGTAGTGCTCAGCAAGGAGCGCCCCGGCCACGGCCTGGGGGCTGCCCGCGCCAGCGTGGCGCTCACGCAGGAGAGGCAGCGGCGGGTGGTGCGGAAAGCCTTCCGCAAGCTGGCCAAGATCAAcaagaagcggcagcagccgctggcCCGGGAGGCCTCGTCGGCGGAGAGGATGGAGACACTGGTGCACCTGGTGCTCTCGCAGGACCACACCATCCGGCAGCAGATCCAGCGGCTCCGCGAGCTGGACCGCGAGATCGACAGGTACGAGGCCAAGATCCACCTTGACCGCATGAAGCGGCATGGCGTCAACTACGTGCAGGACACCTACCTggtgggggccggcggcgcggagccggagccgggcagggagcccggcggggcggcccccgccgccggccgccccgaggagGACTACgccagaaagtgcgaggaggtgCTGCGGCTGCAGGAGCAGCGGGCgcagcaggaggagctgctcgAGCACCTGGCCGCCGAGATCCAGGAGGAGCTCAACGAGCGCTGGATGAAGCGGCGGCGGGAAGAGCTGGCGctggccgcggggcccggcctggCCGAGACGGACTGCGACACCACGGAGCTGAGCGGCGGCGAGGGCGAGCTGCACTTAGAGCACGAGCGGGTGAAGACCCAGCTGAGCACCAGCCTCTACATCGGGCTCAAGCTGAGCACGGACTTGGAGGCGATCAAGACCGACTTGGATTGCACGCAGCGCGCGTGGGAGGACAAGGAGCGGGAGCTGCAGCGCCTGCTGGAGACGCTGGGCACCCTGGACGTGGCGGAGGCGCCGGCggagccgcgcggggcggcggggggcagcgcggccggctgGCTGGAGCAGGCGCGGGCGCTGCGCAAGGACCGCGCCGACAACGACGAGGACTCGGACACGGGGCTGAGCTCCATGCACAGCCAGGACTCCGACTCGGTGCCCGTCTGCGAGTCCCTCGTCTAG